In one Fluviispira vulneris genomic region, the following are encoded:
- a CDS encoding SDR family NAD(P)-dependent oxidoreductase: MTSLKKNVLIIGGTSGLGYSIYRDLSTENKNDVFIIGKSNRNNLSKENFLSIDISTEDFMDKVKKNYINISHFDLIIHCASPYGEDKVPNAKEMHDFYRVNVFSFWQLVTHFIENKMLIENSIVISVGSTAALKQVDYFNPAYVLAKNSLMQSSDIFQERFFTLGIKFCHIVLGSLGQDLVLHSDIMKYIHFLNSVSNGCFPTRIILKSKTEFS, from the coding sequence ATGACTTCTTTAAAGAAAAATGTTCTTATAATTGGCGGCACAAGTGGTTTAGGATATTCGATCTATCGTGATTTAAGTACAGAAAATAAGAACGATGTGTTTATTATTGGAAAAAGTAATAGAAACAATTTGAGTAAAGAAAATTTTTTATCCATTGATATTTCCACTGAAGATTTTATGGATAAGGTTAAAAAAAATTATATAAACATAAGTCACTTCGATCTCATAATTCATTGTGCAAGCCCCTATGGCGAAGATAAAGTGCCAAATGCAAAAGAAATGCATGATTTTTATAGGGTAAATGTTTTCTCTTTTTGGCAATTAGTTACACATTTCATAGAAAATAAAATGTTAATTGAGAATAGTATCGTAATCAGTGTGGGCTCGACAGCGGCTTTAAAACAAGTGGACTATTTTAATCCAGCCTATGTTCTAGCAAAAAATTCACTTATGCAAAGCTCCGATATTTTCCAAGAAAGATTCTTCACTTTAGGGATAAAATTTTGTCATATTGTGCTAGGTTCACTTGGGCAGGATCTCGTACTCCACTCCGATATTATGAAATATATCCATTTTTTAAATTCTGTGTCGAATGGATGTTTTCCAACAAGAATTATTTTAAAGTCAAAGACTGAATTCAGCTAA
- a CDS encoding nitric-oxide reductase large subunit yields the protein MSHKRLIISLIIMVSASFITLLYGGREIYLKEPPIPKAYITKDNHILFTEDQIKNGQKAWQSIGGQELGSVWGHGSYVAPDWSADWLHKEAVALQEIYSQKNFKKSFNQLDDEKKEIINTKVKLELRRNTYDKETGLFTLSKERSDAIKIVYNDYYKLFSSDKSYQNLREKYAIQENILPSDLRREQLLSFFFWSAWSCVTERPGEKISYTNNWPHDPLVGNTPTTSAFIWSFVSILFLIGGIGALVWYYASHEQQENIEPPKINFLKSITITPSMKSTLKYFYIVVLLFLLQAVFGIITAHYGVEGQAFYGFPLADYLPYSLTRTWHNQLGIFWIATAWLATGLFIAPLISGFEPKYQKLGVDFLFYCLIVIVLGSFIGQWFTIQQKLGFSANFWFGHQGYQYVDLGRFWQIFLFIGLILWLILMIRAIIPIFKKVEETKSIIFLFLISCVAIALFYGAGFMWGQTTHYARVEYWRWWVVHLWVEGFFEIFATTVISFLSVKLNLITPKFATKSILFSTFIFLIGGILGTFHHLYFTGTPTVILALGSSFSALEVVPLSVVGFEAYSNYKSVKDKDWIKPFKWPIYFFIAVAFWNLVGAGVFGFFINPPIALYYMQGLNTTPVHGHSALFGVYGFLGLGLMFFCLKILFPNKIISEKLMSYIFWSLNIGLAAMVLISLLPVGLIQLFHSINTGFWYARSVEVMQTDLVNFFKWLRVFGDSLFFIGILLLVWSMKYFTIKKRKKIVTKI from the coding sequence ATGTCTCACAAACGACTGATTATATCATTAATCATAATGGTAAGCGCATCATTTATAACTCTTTTGTATGGTGGGAGGGAAATATATTTAAAAGAGCCCCCAATTCCTAAGGCCTATATTACAAAAGATAATCATATTTTATTTACAGAAGATCAAATTAAAAATGGGCAAAAAGCTTGGCAGTCTATTGGTGGACAAGAACTTGGATCTGTATGGGGACATGGTTCATATGTTGCTCCAGACTGGTCAGCAGATTGGCTACATAAAGAAGCTGTTGCATTGCAAGAAATTTATTCACAGAAAAATTTTAAAAAAAGCTTTAATCAACTTGATGATGAAAAAAAAGAGATAATTAATACAAAGGTAAAGTTAGAGCTTAGAAGAAATACTTATGATAAAGAAACAGGTTTGTTTACTCTCTCAAAAGAACGATCAGATGCAATAAAAATTGTTTACAATGACTATTATAAACTATTCTCTTCTGATAAATCTTATCAAAATTTGCGAGAAAAATATGCGATTCAGGAAAATATTCTTCCAAGTGATTTAAGAAGAGAGCAGTTATTATCATTCTTTTTTTGGAGCGCATGGTCTTGCGTAACAGAGAGACCTGGAGAAAAAATATCTTATACTAACAATTGGCCACACGATCCTTTAGTTGGAAATACCCCAACAACAAGCGCTTTTATATGGTCGTTTGTGAGTATTTTATTTTTAATAGGTGGTATTGGAGCACTTGTTTGGTACTATGCGTCGCATGAGCAACAAGAAAACATAGAACCACCAAAAATTAATTTTTTAAAAAGCATAACTATTACTCCTTCAATGAAATCAACATTAAAGTACTTTTATATAGTAGTGCTCCTATTTTTATTGCAAGCTGTTTTTGGTATTATTACAGCTCACTATGGTGTTGAAGGCCAAGCATTTTATGGATTCCCATTAGCAGACTACTTACCTTACTCTTTAACGAGAACTTGGCATAATCAATTAGGAATATTTTGGATCGCAACAGCATGGCTCGCAACTGGTTTATTTATTGCTCCACTCATATCCGGATTTGAACCCAAATACCAAAAATTGGGGGTTGATTTTTTATTTTATTGTTTAATTGTAATTGTTTTGGGTTCGTTCATAGGTCAATGGTTTACCATTCAACAAAAATTAGGATTTTCAGCAAATTTTTGGTTTGGCCATCAAGGCTATCAATATGTTGATTTAGGACGTTTTTGGCAAATATTTTTATTTATTGGTCTCATACTTTGGCTAATACTTATGATACGTGCAATTATACCTATATTTAAAAAAGTGGAAGAAACAAAAAGTATTATCTTTTTATTTTTAATTTCATGTGTTGCCATTGCACTATTTTATGGTGCAGGATTTATGTGGGGACAAACAACGCATTATGCTCGAGTTGAATATTGGCGCTGGTGGGTTGTTCATCTTTGGGTTGAGGGTTTCTTTGAAATTTTTGCCACAACAGTAATATCTTTTTTAAGTGTAAAATTAAATTTAATAACTCCAAAATTCGCAACAAAATCTATTTTGTTTTCCACTTTTATATTTCTAATTGGGGGAATTTTAGGAACATTTCACCATTTGTACTTTACTGGAACGCCCACAGTTATCTTGGCTTTAGGTTCAAGCTTTTCTGCACTTGAAGTTGTTCCCTTATCAGTTGTTGGCTTTGAAGCTTATTCAAATTATAAAAGTGTTAAAGATAAAGATTGGATTAAACCCTTTAAATGGCCAATATACTTTTTTATTGCCGTTGCATTTTGGAATTTAGTTGGTGCAGGTGTTTTTGGATTCTTTATCAATCCACCAATTGCTCTTTATTACATGCAAGGATTAAACACGACACCAGTTCATGGCCATTCAGCTCTTTTCGGAGTTTATGGTTTCTTAGGATTAGGTTTGATGTTCTTTTGCTTGAAAATATTATTCCCAAATAAAATCATCAGCGAAAAACTAATGAGTTATATTTTTTGGAGTTTAAATATTGGACTAGCAGCAATGGTATTAATCAGCTTATTGCCTGTCGGACTTATTCAATTATTTCATAGTATAAATACTGGTTTTTGGTATGCGCGTTCTGTTGAAGTTATGCAAACAGATTTAGTAAACTTTTTTAAATGGCTTCGTGTATTTGGGGACTCATTGTTTTTTATTGGTATTTTACTACTTGTATGGTCTATGAAATACTTTACAATCAAAAAGAGAAAAAAAATTGTTACCAAAATTTAA
- a CDS encoding catalase family peroxidase, with amino-acid sequence MKNLKLIFPVAIFLSQTSNSHAQTPSELVSALENTFGEHKGMRRSHAKGFCVEGEFIGNPKEASRITKSQLFSGESAKVFARFSIGGGNPRASDKGKTVRGFAMRFTLNNGKTTDLSLLSAPVFFVENAENFVKFLEARKPDPKTGKPDLEKIKAFNETHPDTKPQLDFLSKTPVPASYASSNYFGVNAFKFINKKNDVVFGRWKAVPVQGVLGLSDEQLKFMPDDFLEAELSERLKKQTVEFELRVQIAEKSDNILNPTIEWPSTRKEVQVGTIKLTKISKNVNECNTMFNPISLLPGIEPSDDPILSVRSPAYIDGFKRRN; translated from the coding sequence ATGAAGAATTTAAAATTAATTTTTCCTGTAGCAATTTTTCTCTCGCAAACTTCTAATTCTCATGCTCAAACTCCATCTGAATTGGTTAGTGCATTAGAAAATACTTTTGGAGAGCACAAAGGAATGAGAAGATCTCACGCCAAAGGATTTTGCGTAGAAGGAGAATTTATAGGAAATCCAAAAGAAGCTTCAAGAATAACAAAGTCACAATTATTTAGTGGAGAATCTGCTAAAGTTTTTGCACGCTTTTCCATTGGTGGAGGTAATCCAAGAGCCTCAGATAAAGGAAAAACTGTCAGAGGTTTTGCGATGAGATTTACATTAAATAATGGAAAAACTACAGATTTGTCTTTGCTATCCGCACCCGTTTTTTTCGTGGAGAATGCGGAAAATTTTGTGAAATTTTTAGAAGCACGCAAACCTGATCCTAAAACAGGAAAACCTGATTTAGAAAAAATAAAAGCATTTAATGAGACACATCCTGATACTAAACCTCAATTAGATTTTTTAAGTAAAACGCCTGTTCCAGCAAGTTATGCATCTTCAAATTATTTTGGTGTCAATGCTTTTAAGTTTATCAATAAAAAAAACGATGTAGTTTTTGGACGATGGAAAGCTGTTCCAGTGCAAGGTGTTTTAGGTCTATCCGATGAACAATTGAAATTTATGCCAGACGATTTTTTAGAAGCAGAGTTGTCAGAGAGACTTAAAAAGCAAACGGTAGAATTCGAATTAAGAGTTCAAATTGCTGAAAAAAGCGATAATATTTTGAATCCTACAATTGAATGGCCAAGCACAAGAAAAGAAGTACAAGTTGGAACAATTAAATTAACAAAAATATCAAAAAATGTTAATGAGTGCAATACTATGTTCAATCCTATTTCTTTGCTACCTGGAATAGAGCCTTCTGATGACCCAATATTATCAGTAAGATCTCCAGCTTATATTGATGGTTTTAAAAGAAGAAATTAA